In Planctomycetota bacterium, one genomic interval encodes:
- a CDS encoding choice-of-anchor Q domain-containing protein: protein MRQTTPTRRKATRNRLIENLETRRLLATFTVDTVSDVTNPTDGLTTLREAVLEAEASPGADEIVFDPTVFATPQTITLTQGEIVIGGSSDLTITDSAAGVTIGAGVESRHFTVLAASSLTFNGLVLTGGNIAQTPNPAFDPLNPDAAPEFLRGAGGSTFVNAGASLTTVGTTFDDNEAGDGGAIFAQGTLTFTDTDFTNNTGFDPDSATSGGAVAAFGADTILTITGGSFVGNSALITPVAAGTGGAIRAQVDTLNIDGTSFSNNVGDDLGGALFLITDTVNIANADFTANDTALTGLYGGAVYAADDGSVEHVLNITDSVFTNNFAGDTGGAVTSYGPTTNISGSSFNANFAQFQQASADQNFVTGTGGAVEVRLNFGETPVGGTGPLGTGLTINSSSFQANSSEESGGAVFFLGNETIVPSAAAAGRAAPGPSTTASSAAFVNEDANLSTFSSIGPDSMSTVAREAVALEAGNVVGASATGSVQARNFGDAQLEIIDSSFLSNQTVNLGGGVASFIGGVDVINSRFFDNRSIGAVDSGGAGGGLWASDSDLFVFNSEFSGNSAINTTAPVDPDTFGPDYGFGGALEVQIAEADPNIGFGVDVYNVAIVQSTFSGNTSDARAAMSFSAFGETGATVDPAFVISITQSTVVLNDGLDSAIVIQPTDTFLDDTTSFTVVNSFLAGNTGFVDDDGDPLTPQVQEPANFGTTAALPGGSTFGAGETTSNTILGTDIVFDFDGDELTPATPAAFATDSPALAPLAFNGGSTRNHLPLPGSDAIDNGAPALAVNPGADNVAGDDPDTPADESLDDVALVFDQRGAPFDRVFDDPMVVDDFVDIGAIELSAAPPEVVATSYDASTLEVVFEIDQDVSSSIDPSDLIATNVTTATQIDTSTVTAVFLPGLNLAVFSLVPLVQSGLLTNGNYEFSLDTAGVANSGGATLVSSPFIEDFFLAGDADRSRSVNLADFGILRSNFGGTPVDGFLSADFNLDGAVNLADFGILRANFGQSVAAPADSLFSDDEL from the coding sequence ATGCGTCAAACGACCCCTACCCGCCGCAAGGCAACCCGTAACCGACTGATCGAGAACCTCGAGACCCGCCGGCTCCTCGCCACGTTCACCGTCGACACGGTCTCGGACGTGACGAACCCGACCGACGGGCTGACCACGCTTCGCGAAGCCGTCCTCGAGGCCGAGGCCTCGCCGGGCGCCGACGAAATCGTCTTCGATCCGACGGTCTTCGCCACGCCGCAGACCATCACCCTCACGCAGGGCGAGATCGTGATCGGTGGCAGCAGCGACCTCACCATCACAGACTCGGCAGCAGGTGTCACGATCGGTGCCGGCGTCGAGTCTCGTCACTTCACGGTTCTGGCAGCCTCCAGTCTCACGTTCAACGGTCTGGTCCTGACCGGCGGCAACATCGCTCAGACGCCGAACCCGGCCTTTGATCCGCTCAATCCCGATGCCGCACCCGAGTTCCTGCGAGGTGCCGGCGGGTCGACCTTTGTGAACGCGGGCGCGTCGCTGACGACGGTCGGCACCACGTTCGATGACAACGAGGCCGGCGATGGCGGTGCCATCTTTGCTCAGGGCACGCTGACCTTCACCGACACCGACTTCACCAACAACACCGGTTTCGACCCGGACAGTGCGACCAGCGGTGGCGCTGTCGCGGCCTTCGGTGCGGACACGATCCTCACGATCACGGGTGGCTCGTTCGTCGGTAACAGCGCCCTCATCACGCCCGTCGCGGCCGGCACCGGCGGTGCCATTCGCGCCCAGGTCGACACGCTCAACATCGACGGCACGTCCTTCAGCAACAACGTGGGCGACGACCTCGGCGGTGCGTTGTTCCTTATCACCGACACCGTCAACATTGCAAACGCCGACTTCACCGCCAATGACACGGCGCTGACCGGCCTGTACGGCGGTGCGGTATACGCGGCGGACGACGGCTCGGTGGAGCACGTCTTGAACATCACAGACAGCGTCTTCACCAACAACTTCGCCGGCGACACCGGTGGAGCCGTGACGTCGTACGGCCCAACGACCAACATCTCGGGCAGCTCGTTCAATGCCAACTTCGCTCAGTTCCAGCAGGCCTCTGCCGACCAGAACTTCGTCACGGGTACCGGCGGTGCCGTCGAGGTTCGTTTGAACTTCGGCGAGACGCCCGTCGGCGGCACCGGCCCGCTGGGCACCGGCCTGACCATCAATAGCAGCAGCTTCCAGGCCAACTCGTCGGAAGAGAGCGGTGGTGCGGTCTTCTTCCTCGGCAACGAGACCATCGTGCCCTCGGCAGCCGCCGCGGGTCGTGCGGCGCCGGGTCCTTCGACGACCGCTTCGTCCGCTGCGTTTGTCAACGAAGACGCCAACCTGTCGACCTTCTCGTCGATCGGCCCGGATTCGATGAGCACGGTGGCACGAGAGGCTGTCGCCCTCGAGGCCGGCAACGTCGTCGGCGCGTCGGCCACCGGGTCGGTGCAGGCTCGCAACTTCGGCGATGCCCAGCTCGAGATCATCGATTCGTCCTTCCTCAGCAACCAGACCGTGAACCTCGGCGGCGGTGTCGCGTCGTTCATCGGTGGCGTGGACGTGATCAACTCGCGCTTCTTCGATAACCGCAGCATCGGCGCAGTCGACAGCGGCGGTGCCGGCGGCGGCCTGTGGGCGTCCGACAGTGACCTGTTCGTCTTCAACTCGGAGTTCAGCGGCAACAGTGCCATCAACACGACCGCTCCGGTCGATCCCGACACGTTCGGCCCCGACTACGGCTTCGGCGGCGCACTGGAAGTCCAGATTGCCGAGGCCGATCCAAACATCGGATTCGGCGTCGACGTCTACAACGTCGCGATTGTCCAGTCGACCTTCTCCGGCAACACGTCCGACGCTCGCGCGGCCATGAGCTTCAGCGCGTTCGGCGAAACCGGTGCCACAGTCGACCCGGCCTTTGTCATCAGCATCACCCAGTCGACGGTCGTCCTCAACGACGGCCTGGACTCGGCGATCGTCATCCAGCCGACCGACACGTTCCTGGATGACACGACGAGCTTCACGGTGGTCAACTCGTTCCTCGCCGGCAACACCGGCTTCGTCGACGACGACGGCGATCCGCTGACCCCGCAGGTTCAGGAGCCGGCCAACTTCGGCACGACCGCTGCCCTGCCGGGTGGCTCGACGTTCGGCGCTGGTGAGACAACCAGCAACACCATCCTCGGTACGGACATCGTCTTCGACTTCGACGGCGATGAGCTCACCCCGGCAACGCCGGCAGCCTTTGCGACCGACTCGCCGGCGCTGGCTCCGCTGGCTTTCAACGGTGGCTCCACCCGGAACCACCTGCCGCTGCCGGGCAGCGACGCGATTGACAACGGTGCCCCGGCACTGGCGGTCAACCCGGGTGCGGACAACGTTGCCGGCGACGATCCGGACACGCCTGCCGATGAGAGCCTGGACGACGTCGCGCTCGTCTTCGACCAGCGTGGTGCTCCGTTCGACCGCGTGTTCGATGACCCGATGGTCGTCGACGACTTCGTCGACATCGGTGCCATCGAGCTCTCGGCCGCTCCGCCGGAGGTCGTCGCCACTTCGTACGACGCGAGCACACTTGAGGTCGTCTTCGAAATCGACCAGGACGTGTCGTCCAGTATCGACCCGTCTGATCTGATTGCGACGAACGTGACAACTGCCACCCAGATCGACACCTCGACGGTGACGGCCGTGTTCCTACCAGGGCTCAATTTGGCAGTATTCTCGCTGGTTCCGCTGGTCCAGAGTGGATTGCTGACCAACGGCAACTACGAGTTCTCTCTGGACACGGCCGGCGTTGCCAACTCCGGCGGTGCCACGCTTGTCTCGTCGCCGTTCATCGAGGACTTCTTCCTCGCCGGCGACGCCGACCGCAGCCGCAGCGTGAACCTGGCCGACTTCGGCATCCTGCGTTCCAACTTCGGCGGCACGCCGGTCGATGGCTTCCTGAGTGCCGACTTCAACCTGGACGGTGCGGTCAACCTGGCCGACTTCGGCATCCTGCGTGCCAACTTCGGTCAGTCGGTCGCCGCTCCGGCAGACTCGCTGTTCAGCGACGACGAGCTCTAA